A region from the Lycium barbarum isolate Lr01 chromosome 8, ASM1917538v2, whole genome shotgun sequence genome encodes:
- the LOC132605772 gene encoding EPIDERMAL PATTERNING FACTOR-like protein 6 — MESYCSVRWRIIQKNILLFFSISFFFLFFFAAYNTLISTSLYEINFGLAAKADFSFQKSKKATGNTRRILGGLGSSPPRCMSKCGRCTPCRPVHVAVPPGTPVTAEYYPEAWRCKCGNKLYMP; from the exons ATGGAGTCCTACTGCAGTGTCAGATGGAGGATTATACAGAAAAACATCCTTCTCTTTTTCTCAATttccttcttcttcctcttcttttttGCAGCTTACAACACCCTCATCTCTACAAGTCTCTATG AAATCAATTTTGGGTTGGCTGCTAAAGCTGATTTTTCCTTCCAG AAATCCAAGAAGGCCACGGGAAATACAAGGAGGATTTTAGGCGGGCTAGGATCATCGCCACCACGGTGCATGTCAAAATGCGGCAGATGCACACCATGCCGGCCAGTCCACGTGGCGGTGCCACCGGGGACTCCGGTGACTGCTGAGTACTACCCAGAAGCTTGGAGGTGCAAGTGTGGCAACAAGTTGTACATGCCCTAg